From Actinomycetota bacterium, the proteins below share one genomic window:
- a CDS encoding cupredoxin domain-containing protein, which yields MKPDVRDRLVLPLLVPLGLLAIVAITAVLFGMILFFNPIEVSLTIATVVAAGILAAFGIANARREELTRAKRMVIVFAGVLPLLVGGLVAVGAIPLAEGVVRVADRECHFCIPEDAVEVVAEGVEFEQDEITLPADDEEVAILFINNDQNIPHNVYIYPIHQEEPLLDEPIFEGETFNGVDQRVYQFPPPDPGTYYFNCSVHPQQMTGTVVFE from the coding sequence ATGAAGCCCGACGTCCGCGACCGGCTGGTTCTGCCGCTGCTGGTCCCCCTGGGGCTGTTGGCGATCGTCGCGATCACCGCCGTGCTCTTCGGGATGATCCTGTTCTTCAACCCCATCGAGGTGTCGCTGACCATCGCGACCGTGGTGGCGGCCGGGATCCTGGCTGCCTTCGGGATCGCCAACGCGCGACGTGAGGAGCTGACCCGCGCCAAGCGCATGGTGATCGTCTTCGCGGGCGTGCTCCCGCTGCTGGTCGGGGGGCTGGTCGCGGTCGGGGCCATCCCGCTCGCTGAGGGTGTGGTGCGGGTCGCTGACCGAGAGTGCCACTTCTGCATCCCCGAGGACGCCGTGGAGGTGGTGGCGGAGGGGGTCGAGTTCGAGCAGGACGAGATCACCCTCCCGGCCGACGACGAGGAGGTGGCGATCCTATTCATCAACAACGACCAGAACATCCCCCACAACGTCTACATCTACCCGATCCACCAGGAGGAGCCGCTCCTCGACGAGCCGATCTTCGAGGGGGAGACCTTCAACGGCGTCGACCAGCGCGTGTACCAGTTCCCACCGCCCGACCCCGGCACCTACTACTTCAACTGCAGCGTGCACCCGCAGCAGATGACGGGGACCGTCGTCTTCGAGTAG
- a CDS encoding cytochrome c oxidase assembly protein, whose translation MVDSPWTFHLHPEVVAVVVAALVAYGYAVRRWGRLFHPSPSEQPATPRQKVAFVLGVVSLWVALGWPVHDLGERYLYAAHMVQHLILGFVVPPLILLGTPRWLGELVLGRGAVGRAYRGLTRPLIAAVVFNVALAFIHWPAVVDIMVASEPAHAAIHWAFLAAAFLMWSVLYSPLPDVAARLGPPGKMLFLFVQTILPTVPASFLTFGDRTLYRFYETTPRLWDLTPRDDMQLAGLIMKVGGGLLLWSILTVMFFRWANAEERADRARLHAGDADPRPSNSWS comes from the coding sequence ATGGTCGACTCGCCGTGGACCTTCCACCTGCACCCCGAGGTGGTCGCGGTCGTGGTTGCCGCCCTGGTCGCGTACGGCTACGCCGTGCGCCGCTGGGGCCGGCTGTTCCACCCCTCGCCGTCCGAGCAGCCGGCCACACCCCGCCAGAAGGTCGCGTTCGTCCTCGGGGTCGTGTCGTTGTGGGTGGCGCTGGGTTGGCCCGTCCACGACCTCGGCGAGCGCTACCTGTACGCCGCACACATGGTGCAGCACCTGATCCTCGGCTTCGTCGTCCCGCCGCTGATCCTGCTCGGGACGCCGCGGTGGCTGGGTGAGCTGGTCCTCGGCCGTGGTGCGGTGGGCCGCGCCTACCGCGGCCTCACCCGCCCGCTGATCGCCGCCGTGGTGTTCAACGTCGCGTTGGCGTTCATCCACTGGCCGGCGGTGGTGGACATCATGGTGGCGTCCGAGCCGGCGCACGCCGCGATCCACTGGGCGTTCCTGGCTGCGGCGTTCCTGATGTGGTCGGTGCTGTACAGCCCGCTCCCGGACGTCGCGGCGCGCCTGGGGCCCCCCGGCAAGATGCTGTTCCTGTTCGTCCAGACCATCCTGCCGACGGTCCCGGCGTCGTTCCTGACCTTCGGCGACCGGACCCTGTACCGCTTCTACGAGACGACGCCGCGGCTGTGGGATCTGACACCACGTGACGACATGCAGCTAGCCGGACTGATCATGAAGGTCGGCGGCGGCCTGCTGCTGTGGAGCATCCTGACCGTGATGTTCTTCCGGTGGGCCAACGCCGAGGAACGTGCCGACCGTGCACGCCTGCACGCCGGTGACGCCGACCCGCGCCCGTCCAACAGCTGGAGCTGA